A genome region from Pseudoalteromonas tetraodonis includes the following:
- a CDS encoding DUF1624 domain-containing protein has product MSLSLSQSRLHHIDLLRGIIIIFMVIDHGMYYCLNYSVTDPMTIPGTDALTFFTRFISHFCAPLFVFLAGLSAAITEHKYACTRQFANALIVRGLVLILFEFTIVSWSWSFNPLFPMLYAQVIWAIGWGFVVLGLLRLTGIYPVFIAGLLLVFGHNLLDGITFETNTIAHTLWSIVHQKNVLALPFGFSIRTTYPVAPIVGLMCLAYCAGVYYKSQHYSKKVMNYAFIMGMSCLALYSILRGFNLYGDMSQFSTHTDPLLTIMSFLNPTKYPLSLQFMLLTVGLGLIALKLLSHLKASFSQNFLQVLGKTSMFSYLTHLYLLHAISWLLIPALGFNFSDMTYGETLVGLPSGYGMSYIATMAMIAVVVVLTALLSKRYLNWKYRNKNSLIAKYI; this is encoded by the coding sequence ATGTCATTATCTTTATCGCAAAGTCGCTTGCATCATATTGATCTATTACGCGGCATTATCATCATATTTATGGTGATAGATCACGGCATGTATTATTGTCTAAATTATTCAGTAACTGATCCCATGACCATACCCGGAACAGATGCGCTTACTTTTTTCACACGCTTTATATCGCATTTCTGTGCGCCATTATTTGTATTTTTAGCAGGCCTCTCTGCCGCTATTACAGAGCATAAATACGCGTGTACTCGTCAGTTTGCTAACGCTTTAATAGTTCGAGGCTTAGTGCTTATTTTATTTGAGTTTACAATTGTGTCATGGTCATGGAGTTTTAATCCTCTTTTCCCGATGTTATATGCTCAAGTAATTTGGGCGATTGGCTGGGGCTTTGTGGTGCTTGGCTTGCTTCGCTTAACAGGTATATACCCTGTATTTATAGCTGGCTTATTACTGGTATTTGGTCATAACTTACTTGATGGCATTACCTTTGAAACTAATACAATAGCGCATACACTGTGGTCTATCGTTCATCAAAAAAATGTATTAGCACTGCCGTTTGGTTTTTCTATTAGAACGACCTACCCCGTTGCGCCTATTGTTGGACTCATGTGTTTGGCTTATTGTGCAGGTGTATATTATAAATCTCAGCATTATAGTAAAAAAGTGATGAATTACGCGTTTATTATGGGTATGAGCTGCCTAGCACTATATTCAATACTACGCGGCTTTAATTTATACGGTGATATGTCACAGTTTTCTACACATACAGATCCACTGCTGACTATTATGTCGTTTTTAAATCCGACTAAATATCCGTTGTCGTTACAATTTATGTTACTTACTGTAGGGCTTGGTTTAATTGCGTTAAAACTGTTGAGCCACTTAAAGGCTAGTTTTTCGCAAAATTTTCTGCAAGTACTAGGTAAAACCAGCATGTTTTCCTACCTCACTCACTTGTATTTGCTACATGCTATCAGTTGGCTTTTAATACCTGCTCTTGGTTTTAACTTTAGTGATATGACCTATGGTGAAACCCTTGTTGGCTTACCATCTGGGTATGGTATGAGTTATATTGCGACCATGGCGATGATAGCTGTAGTGGTTGTGCTTACCGCCTTACTCTCTAAGCGCTACTTAAACTGGAAATATCGTAATAAAAACAGCCTGATTGCTAAATATATTTAG
- a CDS encoding MgtC/SapB family protein has protein sequence MTFLDFIDVAPYSWAAIGTAAFCGAIIGIERQLRGKPVGIRTSALITLGTYLFLSTAFNLQGDVIDHSRVVGQIITGIGFLGAGVMLAKDGAVVGVTSAATIWVLASIGVMIATENLGAAIKLSVLVVGILYGVDVLEAKFKSLSKGVHAKVKSYHKRYYRKDSIDTERH, from the coding sequence GTGACATTTTTAGATTTTATCGATGTAGCCCCATACTCGTGGGCAGCTATTGGTACGGCGGCTTTTTGTGGGGCTATTATTGGTATAGAACGGCAATTGCGTGGCAAACCTGTAGGGATCCGTACTTCTGCACTGATCACCTTAGGTACTTACTTGTTTTTATCGACTGCGTTTAATTTACAAGGGGATGTGATTGATCATTCTCGCGTAGTCGGGCAAATAATTACCGGCATCGGCTTTTTAGGCGCAGGCGTAATGCTCGCAAAAGACGGTGCGGTAGTCGGGGTTACCTCTGCTGCCACCATTTGGGTACTGGCCTCCATTGGCGTGATGATAGCAACCGAAAACCTCGGGGCTGCTATTAAGCTCTCGGTGCTTGTGGTGGGTATTTTATACGGCGTTGACGTGCTAGAAGCTAAGTTTAAAAGCTTAAGTAAAGGCGTGCATGCTAAAGTGAAAAGTTATCATAAACGCTATTATCGAAAAGACAGTATTGATACCGAGCGCCACTAA
- a CDS encoding sensor domain-containing phosphodiesterase — protein sequence MDELTNLLVEQHNNASIKAKLANLLTLVRKHLDMDVAFISEFINDERVFKVVDNPSENQIVKVGNADPINETYCQQITDNKLSPIITNTKANPITKAMPVTKKLGIGAYIGVPINLSNGKLYGTFCCYKSHHDESLNERDLSFLNIISEIATGLIEKSLDKSVSYNHTKSTIEQIISDNDISIYFQPMYSQLNNKVVGFESLARFFTTPYKTPDIWFKEASKVGLSESLEMLAIKNAVANMAKFNNTTYIAINCSPSHILSGALERTLQQIDCTRVVLEITEHSPISNYEKMRAALRPLRNKGLRLAIDDVGAGFSSFQHILELEADIIKLDISLTQNINTDDRKFLLAKALCGFAKAIDCTIVAEGIETAEELNSLRILNVDSVQGYFIGRPAPIEDALSFQNKALPA from the coding sequence ATGGATGAATTAACCAATTTGCTTGTCGAACAACACAACAATGCATCCATTAAGGCTAAACTAGCTAACTTACTCACTTTGGTTCGTAAACATTTAGATATGGATGTTGCTTTTATATCTGAATTTATTAACGATGAGCGTGTTTTTAAAGTGGTCGATAACCCCTCTGAAAACCAAATTGTTAAAGTGGGTAATGCCGATCCGATTAATGAAACGTATTGCCAACAAATCACCGACAACAAGCTTAGCCCTATTATTACTAATACCAAAGCAAACCCAATAACCAAAGCGATGCCGGTTACAAAAAAATTAGGTATAGGGGCATATATAGGTGTACCTATCAACCTGTCGAACGGGAAATTATATGGTACGTTTTGTTGTTATAAATCACACCATGATGAGAGCTTAAATGAGCGCGATTTATCTTTTTTAAATATTATTTCAGAAATAGCGACCGGATTAATTGAAAAGAGTTTAGATAAAAGCGTATCGTACAACCACACAAAATCAACTATTGAGCAAATTATTAGCGATAATGATATTAGTATCTATTTTCAGCCTATGTATAGTCAACTAAATAATAAAGTTGTAGGTTTTGAATCGCTTGCACGTTTTTTTACCACCCCTTATAAAACCCCTGATATCTGGTTTAAAGAAGCGAGTAAGGTGGGTTTAAGTGAATCATTAGAAATGCTGGCCATTAAAAATGCAGTAGCCAATATGGCAAAGTTTAATAATACAACTTACATTGCCATTAATTGCTCGCCTTCGCACATTCTTAGCGGCGCACTTGAACGAACATTACAACAGATTGACTGCACTAGGGTGGTATTAGAAATTACTGAACATTCGCCAATTTCTAATTACGAAAAAATGCGAGCTGCACTTAGGCCTCTCAGAAACAAAGGTCTGCGCTTGGCCATTGACGATGTAGGCGCTGGCTTTTCCTCATTTCAGCACATACTAGAGCTTGAGGCCGATATTATAAAATTAGATATTAGCCTGACTCAAAATATAAACACAGACGATCGTAAATTTTTACTGGCAAAAGCACTGTGTGGATTTGCAAAAGCAATCGACTGCACCATTGTTGCCGAAGGGATCGAAACCGCAGAAGAACTAAACTCGTTAAGAATACTCAATGTAGACAGTGTACAAGGTTATTTTATTGGCCGCCCCGCACCAATTGAAGATGCGCTTAGCTTCCAAAACAAAGCACTACCCGCATAA
- a CDS encoding GNAT family N-acetyltransferase/peptidase C39 family protein: MLNALSDMTILAGAGISIRPASASDLNALVALENACFSNDKLSARSLKRWLSAKHGILLVAEHNSQLCGYGLVWCHKGTRLARLYSLAVLPTMQGKGIAKTLLKALEKATSERGRIYLRLEVAVNNDSAIGLYKSVGYRVFGQYSDYYDDHSDALRMQKNIRQTSELQVERLTPWYQQTTEFTCGPAALLMAMGSLDNSTELSQSHELALWREGTTIFMTSGHGGCHPFGLALAANKRGFKSEVIVNTSEPLFLDGVRSDNKKTVLATVHQQFVEGIASANIPVTYKDVELTDIETWLNQGFSVLLLISTYRFDGKKSPHWVCVTHLDAHCVYVHDPFCEPGNDNQLAIDCQYVPIARSDFSKMSAFGSQRLRTAVAIGKK; the protein is encoded by the coding sequence ATGCTTAACGCATTGTCTGATATGACGATTTTGGCAGGAGCGGGTATTAGTATTCGCCCTGCAAGCGCGAGTGATTTAAACGCCTTAGTGGCGCTTGAAAATGCCTGCTTTAGTAACGATAAGCTTAGTGCGCGAAGTTTAAAGCGTTGGCTTAGTGCTAAACATGGGATTTTATTAGTCGCCGAGCATAATTCGCAATTATGTGGTTACGGTTTGGTGTGGTGCCACAAAGGCACGCGGTTAGCGCGTTTGTATTCGTTAGCCGTATTACCGACGATGCAGGGCAAAGGAATCGCTAAAACGCTGCTTAAAGCCCTTGAAAAAGCCACTAGTGAGCGTGGGCGTATTTATTTGCGTTTAGAAGTGGCAGTAAATAACGACAGCGCCATAGGGCTTTATAAAAGTGTAGGGTATCGAGTTTTTGGTCAATACAGTGATTATTACGATGATCACAGTGATGCCTTGCGCATGCAAAAAAACATTCGCCAAACCAGCGAGTTGCAAGTTGAGCGTTTAACGCCATGGTATCAGCAAACTACCGAGTTTACCTGTGGGCCTGCGGCATTATTAATGGCAATGGGCTCGCTTGATAACAGCACAGAGCTGAGTCAGTCACATGAATTAGCTTTATGGCGTGAAGGCACCACCATTTTTATGACCTCGGGACATGGCGGTTGTCATCCGTTTGGATTGGCATTGGCTGCAAATAAACGGGGATTTAAAAGTGAGGTCATTGTTAATACCTCAGAGCCATTATTTTTAGATGGGGTACGCAGTGATAATAAAAAAACGGTGCTGGCGACAGTACATCAGCAATTTGTTGAAGGCATAGCCTCGGCTAATATTCCTGTTACCTATAAAGATGTTGAACTAACTGATATAGAAACGTGGTTAAACCAAGGTTTTAGTGTGTTACTGTTAATAAGCACTTATCGGTTTGATGGAAAAAAATCACCGCATTGGGTATGTGTTACTCATTTAGATGCGCACTGTGTGTACGTACATGACCCGTTTTGCGAACCAGGTAACGACAATCAATTAGCGATTGACTGTCAATATGTGCCAATTGCACGCAGCGATTTTAGTAAAATGTCGGCTTTTGGTAGTCAAAGGCTTAGAACGGCAGTTGCTATTGGTAAAAAATAA
- a CDS encoding RimK family protein: MFKTLIVVDNNEQTLALSFENVITFDTYLRDYPKRNEPKTRIINLCDASQYLSKGYYCSLLAEARKHQVLPSVKTINALRSNQASLQNIGHIDGAVYFGHAGNDQQAKAAKSVFKQYPAPILFVDEQGLLQQGSLASLSEQQYAAFIEKLNEFTQTQWRIGKVERRFRWDMAILVDHNEKVPPSDKDAIARFIKAAAKHGINAKALSFEEIDNIAQFDALFIRQTTAIDHPTYRLASKAQSLGLVVIDDAESILRCCNKVYLHDAFNYQKVPSLKTVVVADQSKDTIEQLEASFTYPLVLKMPEGSFSKGVYKVANRDELEAKLSELFALSALVLAQEYMYTEYDWRVGVLNGRAIYACRYLMARNHWQIYNHDAKRFFSGGFETLPTFELPKAVLDAALKACKTVGKGLYGVDVKEHQGRAYVLEVNDNPSIDHKVEDGYLGDELYMIIMDEFKQRLEARGRG; encoded by the coding sequence GTGTTTAAAACCTTAATTGTGGTTGATAACAATGAGCAAACGCTTGCTCTTTCATTTGAAAATGTCATTACATTTGACACCTATTTGCGTGACTACCCAAAACGCAACGAACCAAAAACCCGCATAATAAACCTATGTGATGCTAGCCAGTATTTAAGTAAAGGCTATTACTGTTCGTTACTTGCTGAGGCGCGCAAGCATCAAGTATTACCGAGTGTAAAAACAATTAACGCGCTTCGAAGCAATCAAGCGTCATTACAAAATATTGGCCATATTGATGGTGCTGTTTATTTTGGTCATGCGGGAAATGATCAACAAGCTAAAGCCGCTAAATCGGTATTTAAACAATATCCGGCACCTATTTTATTTGTTGATGAGCAAGGCCTATTACAACAAGGATCATTAGCGTCACTAAGCGAGCAGCAGTATGCTGCGTTTATTGAAAAGCTAAATGAGTTTACCCAAACGCAATGGCGTATTGGTAAAGTAGAGCGCCGTTTTCGTTGGGATATGGCGATATTGGTTGATCATAACGAAAAAGTACCGCCAAGTGATAAAGATGCAATAGCCCGTTTTATAAAAGCAGCAGCGAAACATGGTATTAACGCAAAAGCACTCAGCTTTGAGGAAATAGACAATATTGCCCAATTTGATGCGTTGTTTATTCGCCAAACAACAGCGATTGATCACCCAACGTACCGCCTTGCAAGTAAAGCGCAAAGCCTAGGTTTAGTGGTGATTGATGATGCGGAGTCTATTTTACGATGCTGTAATAAAGTGTACTTACATGATGCATTCAATTATCAAAAAGTACCGAGCTTAAAAACCGTGGTGGTCGCAGATCAATCAAAAGACACAATTGAGCAACTAGAAGCGTCGTTTACTTATCCGCTGGTATTAAAAATGCCAGAAGGGTCGTTTTCTAAAGGCGTGTATAAAGTTGCTAATCGTGATGAATTAGAAGCTAAGCTTAGTGAGTTATTTGCTTTAAGTGCGCTAGTTCTGGCGCAAGAGTACATGTACACAGAATACGATTGGCGTGTAGGGGTACTTAATGGCCGTGCTATTTATGCGTGTCGTTATTTAATGGCGCGTAACCATTGGCAAATATATAACCATGACGCAAAACGCTTTTTCTCGGGTGGCTTTGAAACATTGCCTACGTTTGAATTACCTAAAGCTGTACTGGATGCTGCTTTAAAAGCATGTAAAACCGTGGGTAAGGGTTTATACGGTGTGGATGTAAAAGAGCATCAAGGCCGTGCGTATGTGTTGGAAGTAAACGATAACCCAAGTATTGATCACAAAGTAGAAGATGGTTACTTAGGTGATGAGTTATACATGATCATTATGGATGAGTTTAAACAGCGCCTTGAAGCACGAGGTCGCGGCTAA
- a CDS encoding beta-ketoacyl synthase — MTALPVIVGMGGINAAGRTSFHQGYRRIVLDSLESQARQETFLGLVTLMNLVSVVNGQLQDMQGNNVEQSDIEARFGEQIIAGTLIRKIEKQHFDVDATPWQQKMTLTASDENAIVFETRRRDLPSPVPESWHVEELENKKVKVTIAAQFDIKHDSTRDNPIKSAGQLPTGFDPSIMYNSRYQPRGLQATIFAATDAIKSTGLDWQYIMNSVEPDKIGTYSASVIGQMDDKGLGGLVKARQQGDRVSTKQLALGLNTMSTDFINAYVTGNVGTTFSTSGACATFLYNLRAAVNDIQAGRTRVAIVASVECAITPEVVEGFGNMSALANIEGLRRLDDLSNDDEPDYRRSSRPFGENCGFTLGEGAQVAILMDDALALELGADIMGCVPDVFVNADGVKKSITSPGPGNYITMAKSAALASSLLGKEALQQRSFILAHGSSTPQNRVTESLIYHKVAQTFAIDNWKVTAPKAYVGHTIAPASGDQLAIALGVFSHNIMPGITTIDKVADDVYADHLDIRNSHYDCGDMDIAFINSKGFGGNNATATVLSAKVTMQMLAKRHGDEMMGLYTSKHAAVKEAQQHYQQQADLGQYTLVYRFGDGLIDENDIVIDEHSIQLPGFEKAIIFNTTHSYQDMF, encoded by the coding sequence ATGACCGCATTACCCGTCATTGTCGGCATGGGAGGCATTAATGCCGCTGGCCGTACTTCTTTTCATCAAGGTTATCGTCGTATCGTGTTAGATAGCTTAGAGTCTCAAGCTCGCCAAGAAACATTTTTAGGCCTCGTCACATTAATGAATTTAGTGAGTGTTGTGAATGGACAACTACAAGACATGCAGGGCAATAATGTTGAGCAAAGCGACATAGAAGCACGTTTTGGTGAGCAAATTATTGCAGGTACATTAATTCGCAAAATTGAAAAACAACACTTTGATGTAGATGCCACGCCGTGGCAGCAAAAAATGACGTTAACCGCATCGGATGAAAACGCGATTGTGTTTGAAACACGCCGTCGTGATTTACCTTCGCCAGTACCTGAAAGTTGGCACGTTGAAGAGCTTGAAAATAAAAAAGTGAAAGTAACTATTGCGGCTCAATTTGATATTAAACATGATTCTACTCGCGATAATCCAATTAAATCTGCTGGGCAACTACCCACAGGGTTTGATCCGTCAATTATGTACAATAGCCGCTACCAACCTCGTGGTTTACAAGCTACTATTTTTGCTGCCACCGATGCAATAAAATCAACCGGACTTGATTGGCAATACATTATGAATAGTGTTGAGCCTGATAAAATTGGTACCTATTCAGCATCGGTTATTGGCCAAATGGACGATAAAGGTTTAGGTGGGTTAGTCAAAGCGCGCCAGCAGGGTGATCGCGTCAGCACTAAGCAGCTAGCACTGGGTTTAAATACAATGTCGACCGATTTTATCAATGCCTATGTTACGGGCAATGTAGGGACTACTTTTTCTACATCGGGTGCGTGTGCTACTTTTTTATATAACTTGCGCGCAGCAGTAAATGATATACAAGCAGGGCGCACACGTGTTGCAATTGTGGCAAGTGTAGAATGTGCGATTACCCCTGAAGTGGTTGAAGGCTTTGGCAATATGAGTGCGCTGGCTAATATTGAAGGTTTGCGCCGCTTAGATGATTTAAGTAATGACGATGAACCTGATTATCGTAGAAGCAGCCGCCCATTTGGCGAAAACTGTGGCTTTACTTTAGGTGAAGGCGCACAAGTGGCTATATTAATGGATGATGCGCTGGCACTTGAACTAGGTGCAGACATTATGGGCTGTGTGCCTGATGTATTTGTTAACGCCGATGGAGTAAAAAAATCAATTACTTCACCTGGGCCTGGTAACTACATTACCATGGCAAAATCGGCTGCACTTGCCAGTAGCTTACTAGGTAAAGAGGCATTACAGCAACGTAGCTTTATTTTAGCCCATGGTTCAAGCACACCACAAAACCGCGTAACTGAGTCGTTAATTTATCATAAAGTAGCGCAAACATTTGCAATAGATAATTGGAAAGTAACCGCCCCTAAAGCGTATGTTGGCCATACTATAGCACCTGCCAGTGGCGATCAGCTTGCCATTGCCTTAGGTGTATTTAGTCATAATATTATGCCGGGTATTACCACTATAGATAAAGTGGCTGATGATGTTTATGCAGATCATTTAGATATTCGTAACAGTCACTATGATTGTGGTGATATGGATATTGCATTTATAAATTCTAAAGGGTTTGGTGGTAATAATGCAACAGCCACAGTGCTTTCAGCAAAAGTAACGATGCAAATGCTTGCTAAGCGTCATGGCGATGAAATGATGGGGCTCTATACCAGCAAACATGCAGCGGTAAAAGAAGCACAACAGCACTATCAACAACAAGCAGATTTAGGTCAATACACGCTAGTTTATCGTTTTGGTGATGGGCTGATTGATGAAAATGACATTGTTATTGATGAGCACAGCATTCAGCTGCCAGGCTTTGAAAAAGCAATTATATTCAATACAACACATTCCTATCAAGATATGTTCTAA
- a CDS encoding GlxA family transcriptional regulator — MSNNPTNPPLNIAIAVYSHLLVTSLTLPIEMLRAGEAFAKGHTSKKNFRALNIHLIAKNMAPIATRTGLAIVPDCSSDNAPYCDLIIVPGIWRNPRPVVKTNQPIVNWLNESFTMGSHIIGVGTGNCLLAEAGLLDGHPATTHWHYAKQFSQDYPNVSLKPDFFITQSERMYTVASLNALADVIVHIISQYYGKEAAQHVERNFSHEIRKPYEDQRYLEGAVNRHADELIAQIQFWLKTNLSSELDLQEVAAQFSLSYRTFTRRFRLATNQSPIEYWQQLRVEGAKELLASSNLSIQEVALEVGYNDQGHLTRVFKKVLSQTPSEYRKVVRRKLFG; from the coding sequence ATGAGCAATAATCCAACAAATCCACCATTAAATATAGCCATTGCTGTTTACTCGCACCTACTGGTAACTAGTTTAACCTTGCCAATTGAAATGCTCAGAGCAGGTGAAGCGTTTGCCAAGGGACACACTAGTAAAAAAAACTTCAGAGCACTGAATATTCATTTAATTGCAAAAAATATGGCTCCTATTGCAACCAGAACAGGTTTAGCCATCGTGCCTGATTGCAGCAGTGATAACGCCCCCTATTGCGATTTAATCATTGTTCCGGGTATTTGGCGTAATCCACGCCCTGTTGTTAAAACGAATCAACCAATAGTTAATTGGCTCAATGAGAGTTTTACCATGGGAAGCCATATTATTGGTGTTGGTACCGGCAATTGTTTGCTCGCAGAAGCCGGTTTACTTGATGGTCACCCTGCAACCACTCACTGGCATTATGCCAAGCAATTTTCTCAAGATTATCCAAACGTTAGCTTAAAACCTGATTTTTTTATTACCCAATCAGAGCGCATGTATACGGTAGCCAGTTTAAATGCCTTAGCTGACGTTATTGTTCATATTATTAGCCAATACTATGGCAAAGAAGCGGCGCAGCATGTTGAGCGGAACTTTTCACATGAAATACGTAAACCCTACGAAGATCAACGCTATTTAGAAGGCGCCGTTAACCGACATGCTGATGAACTTATTGCACAAATACAATTTTGGTTAAAAACTAATTTATCTAGTGAGTTAGATTTACAAGAAGTCGCGGCACAATTTAGCTTAAGCTACCGCACGTTTACACGCAGGTTTCGACTTGCTACAAATCAAAGCCCTATAGAGTACTGGCAGCAGCTACGTGTTGAAGGTGCAAAAGAATTACTGGCCTCATCGAACTTATCAATTCAGGAAGTCGCGTTAGAAGTTGGTTATAACGATCAAGGCCATTTAACCCGTGTGTTTAAAAAGGTATTGAGCCAAACCCCGAGCGAATACAGAAAAGTAGTCAGACGAAAGTTATTTGGTTAA
- a CDS encoding CBM96 family carbohydrate-binding protein: MKLIPLKRWLIGQKSLTLCTLLFLSKLSFASIILFDDKPRNGTSLWSTSSSESTLTKIGEPVADGERAILMQVHYWTQSGLRIAQVPPFKNSILEAKIYRKSGNKGTLMFRRGNDSLKINLDETNNEFWTLDGLPGHNNFSDDTWHTIRINLNGFNLDENEKVLAIGIQGPLGTGRFYMDSVSFVEGEPDNNISPPLAGNWELTFEDTFNSTLLNPNNWHVGKQYLGMSGIAGNAGRETIRIENEMLRFEAEKNTLNQGTNRYFYKAAEVSTFRKFRQKYGYFEAKIKYDSVHGAWPAFWLLPDKGIYGNDTYRRQSLLKFNLDDVSTTISSALLRFKISEANTQSSIAVHKTLSADWSQDTVTWNTKPQVDPLWFSHSYGEVTGNIIEVDVTSYIREQKSSGKEASFALIDNYMRSQLIKIFSSEANNISDRPALIVNEESLFPTEDAFVRGGNYADTNYGQEPFLLIKDTWGDTSPTFDQGMEFDIMESLGIWGEDISISALHWDGYGSQHKSVNSGELYHNYSSDGFHIYGMHWQPGYVGMYIDGEKVWEHYDDRVGSLPSYIILSLQVGGWDGNEKNISDDFEANMLVDFVRVWSNSEFN, encoded by the coding sequence ATGAAATTAATACCATTAAAACGCTGGCTTATAGGGCAAAAAAGTCTCACTTTATGTACTTTACTCTTTCTGTCTAAACTTAGTTTTGCGTCTATTATTTTATTTGATGACAAACCACGTAATGGTACTTCATTGTGGTCAACCTCATCAAGTGAATCGACTTTAACTAAAATTGGTGAGCCTGTAGCTGATGGCGAAAGAGCTATATTAATGCAGGTACACTACTGGACTCAATCAGGATTACGTATTGCTCAAGTACCTCCTTTTAAAAATTCAATACTTGAGGCAAAAATATACAGAAAATCAGGAAATAAGGGCACTTTAATGTTTCGTCGCGGTAACGATTCATTAAAAATAAATCTTGATGAAACCAATAACGAATTTTGGACATTGGATGGTTTGCCTGGCCATAATAATTTTTCAGACGATACATGGCACACGATTAGAATCAATCTCAATGGCTTTAATCTTGATGAAAATGAGAAAGTCCTGGCTATTGGTATTCAAGGCCCTCTTGGAACAGGTAGATTTTACATGGACTCGGTTTCCTTTGTTGAGGGAGAGCCAGATAATAACATTTCTCCGCCGTTAGCTGGTAATTGGGAGCTGACTTTTGAAGATACTTTTAATTCAACTTTATTAAACCCTAATAATTGGCATGTTGGAAAGCAATATCTAGGAATGAGTGGTATCGCAGGTAATGCTGGGCGAGAAACTATTCGCATTGAAAATGAAATGTTACGGTTTGAAGCAGAAAAAAACACATTAAATCAAGGAACCAATCGTTACTTTTATAAAGCCGCTGAGGTAAGTACTTTTCGTAAATTTAGACAAAAATATGGTTACTTTGAAGCCAAAATTAAGTATGACTCAGTACATGGTGCTTGGCCTGCATTTTGGTTACTACCTGACAAAGGCATTTATGGTAACGATACTTATAGGAGGCAGTCATTATTAAAATTTAATCTTGATGATGTATCTACTACTATTTCTTCTGCATTATTAAGATTTAAGATCTCTGAAGCAAACACTCAAAGCAGCATAGCTGTGCATAAAACACTTTCCGCAGATTGGTCCCAAGATACTGTAACTTGGAATACTAAACCGCAGGTCGATCCCTTATGGTTTAGTCATAGCTATGGAGAGGTTACGGGAAACATAATTGAAGTGGATGTTACCAGTTATATAAGAGAGCAAAAAAGTTCTGGTAAAGAGGCGAGCTTTGCATTGATTGACAATTATATGCGTAGCCAGCTTATAAAAATTTTTAGCAGTGAAGCGAATAATATTTCTGATAGGCCCGCTTTAATTGTAAATGAAGAAAGTTTATTCCCGACTGAAGATGCTTTTGTGCGTGGAGGTAATTATGCAGATACTAATTATGGTCAAGAACCATTTCTTTTAATTAAAGACACTTGGGGAGATACCTCACCTACATTCGATCAGGGAATGGAGTTTGATATTATGGAGAGTTTAGGTATCTGGGGGGAAGACATCAGTATCTCAGCTCTGCATTGGGATGGTTACGGTAGCCAACATAAGTCAGTAAATTCCGGCGAGCTTTATCATAATTATTCCTCAGATGGTTTCCATATATATGGCATGCATTGGCAGCCTGGTTATGTCGGTATGTATATAGATGGTGAAAAAGTCTGGGAGCACTATGACGACCGAGTTGGAAGTTTACCTTCTTATATTATTTTATCGTTACAAGTAGGTGGTTGGGATGGTAATGAAAAGAATATCAGTGATGATTTTGAGGCTAACATGCTAGTAGATTTCGTTAGGGTCTGGAGTAATTCAGAGTTCAATTAA
- a CDS encoding GGDEF domain-containing protein: MRASNQEEIINLALRDSLTQAYNRRAFKSHFHNHIDFSNPYCFALADLDFFKKVNDKYGHDAGDAVLVQLTQLFKKHLGDEHVYRFGGEEFTLVVNDDIEVAIITMDKLRTDIQNHQFTYMQSTLNITISIGLVGIDAHEHTHLSEILRLADNYLYLAKNNGRNCVVNGLTKISNKGKETLTK; encoded by the coding sequence ATGAGAGCCTCTAATCAAGAGGAAATTATTAATTTAGCATTACGCGACAGCTTAACGCAGGCTTATAACCGGCGTGCTTTTAAAAGCCATTTTCATAACCATATCGACTTTTCTAACCCCTATTGTTTTGCCTTAGCTGATCTGGATTTTTTTAAAAAAGTAAACGATAAATATGGGCACGATGCCGGTGATGCAGTGCTGGTACAATTAACACAGTTATTTAAAAAACATTTAGGCGATGAACATGTTTATCGTTTTGGCGGTGAAGAATTTACATTGGTGGTAAATGACGACATAGAGGTCGCTATAATCACAATGGATAAGCTAAGAACTGACATACAAAATCATCAATTTACTTATATGCAGAGCACGTTAAACATCACTATTAGTATTGGCTTGGTCGGTATTGATGCACATGAGCATACTCACCTGAGTGAAATTTTAAGATTAGCCGATAATTATTTATATTTAGCTAAAAACAACGGTCGAAACTGCGTTGTCAACGGCCTGACTAAAATATCAAACAAGGGCAAAGAAACATTAACCAAATAA